In Marinobacter sp. es.048, the following proteins share a genomic window:
- a CDS encoding DUF6901 family protein: MNVHYDFRFQDGRTVEFKVTDKPSRPSGKLPSWTQLEHCQCSNCPLKASESSHCPAATEILPVVEAFRDEDAYQKVEVKVTDDRRSYEKQTALEEALRSLLGLKMATSGCPVLSELKPMAVHHLPFANTDEFIMRSVSHYLLQQYFAKRNHQTPDWELKGLVERNQRLQLVNQALWQRIHSVCKGDSNLKALLNFFSMASSVSFSLESQLRKLEAKMEGEGG, from the coding sequence ATGAATGTACATTACGATTTCAGATTTCAGGACGGTCGTACGGTTGAGTTCAAGGTAACGGACAAGCCGTCGCGGCCTTCCGGGAAACTTCCGTCGTGGACACAGCTGGAACACTGCCAGTGTAGCAACTGTCCTTTGAAGGCTTCCGAATCATCCCATTGTCCCGCGGCAACCGAGATACTGCCGGTGGTGGAGGCCTTTCGGGATGAGGACGCCTACCAGAAGGTGGAAGTAAAGGTAACCGATGATCGTCGAAGCTATGAGAAGCAGACGGCCCTCGAGGAGGCGCTTCGATCGTTGCTCGGGCTGAAAATGGCGACCAGCGGGTGCCCGGTTCTGTCAGAGCTCAAGCCCATGGCCGTTCATCATCTGCCGTTCGCAAACACCGATGAATTCATTATGCGCAGCGTTTCCCACTACCTGTTGCAGCAATACTTTGCGAAACGGAATCATCAGACGCCAGACTGGGAGTTGAAGGGGCTGGTGGAAAGGAACCAGAGGCTGCAGCTGGTCAACCAGGCCCTGTGGCAGAGAATTCACTCAGTCTGCAAGGGTGACAGCAATCTGAAGGCACTACTGAACTTCTTTTCGATGGCCTCGAGTGTCAGTTTCTCGCTGGAAAGTCAGCTTCGCAAACTTGAGGCGAAAATGGAGGGGGAAGGGGGCTGA
- a CDS encoding universal stress protein, translated as MSAYKKMLVAIDLTEEAPQVLNKAKAISEAHGAELMLVHVVEPVGYAYGGDIPMDLTELQDQLDKAAREQLGTYGDQYGVAKNNQVVTVGRPESEIHRLAKEQEVDLVIVGSHGRKGFQLLLGSTANGVLHGTECDVLAVRIH; from the coding sequence ATGTCTGCCTATAAAAAGATGCTTGTTGCCATTGACCTCACCGAAGAAGCCCCGCAGGTGCTGAACAAGGCAAAAGCCATCAGTGAAGCCCACGGAGCCGAGCTGATGCTGGTCCACGTGGTTGAGCCTGTCGGATATGCCTATGGTGGCGATATCCCGATGGACCTTACGGAACTGCAGGACCAACTCGACAAAGCGGCCCGCGAACAGCTGGGAACCTACGGCGATCAGTACGGTGTGGCAAAGAACAATCAGGTGGTGACGGTCGGACGTCCGGAGTCTGAAATTCACAGGCTCGCCAAGGAACAGGAAGTGGACCTGGTCATCGTCGGCAGTCATGGACGCAAGGGTTTCCAGCTGTTGCTGGGCTCAACCGCCAACGGCGTTCTACATGGAACCGAATGCGATGTTCTGGCCGTTCGCATTCATTAA